Proteins encoded by one window of Streptacidiphilus sp. PB12-B1b:
- a CDS encoding NAD-dependent epimerase/dehydratase family protein: protein MQKICVIGGSRYSGKLLVERLRAAGHQVTLINRGSTPPPAGVDHLVVDRNDEAALTAALDDRTFDVVVDQICYTPVQAAIAARAFAGRTRRYVMTSTIEVYDPTTAALPAVPVGTPVSEESVDPATWQVAMDLPWHDDAYLEAHYAEGKRQAEAVLAHAGGFAFAAVRSAHVLGGGAQEFTGRLAHYAGRITRGEEITVHANALPTVFIHYQELADLLLWAAAADFTGAVNACSDGPLDVHGLAEIVATQAGREAVHRTVPAGEKASPFSFDRHYAMSNTRAKALGFSFSRTTDWLPGAVAEALAISAAPTA from the coding sequence ATGCAAAAGATCTGCGTCATCGGCGGAAGCCGGTACTCCGGAAAGCTCCTGGTGGAGCGCCTACGGGCGGCGGGCCACCAGGTCACCTTGATCAACCGCGGCTCCACTCCGCCGCCTGCCGGCGTCGATCACCTGGTCGTCGACCGCAACGACGAGGCAGCCCTGACGGCCGCGCTCGATGACCGCACCTTCGATGTCGTGGTGGACCAGATCTGCTACACACCGGTGCAGGCCGCCATCGCCGCCCGGGCCTTTGCCGGCCGCACCCGTCGCTACGTCATGACCTCCACGATCGAGGTCTACGACCCCACGACCGCCGCCCTACCGGCCGTGCCCGTGGGGACGCCCGTGTCGGAGGAGAGTGTGGACCCGGCCACCTGGCAGGTGGCCATGGACCTGCCCTGGCACGACGACGCCTACCTGGAGGCGCACTACGCCGAGGGCAAGCGGCAGGCCGAGGCCGTCCTCGCCCACGCCGGCGGCTTCGCCTTCGCCGCTGTCCGCAGCGCCCATGTGCTCGGCGGCGGCGCGCAGGAATTCACCGGCAGGCTGGCGCACTATGCCGGGCGCATCACACGAGGCGAAGAGATCACTGTGCACGCGAACGCGCTGCCCACGGTCTTCATCCACTACCAGGAGCTGGCGGACCTGCTGCTGTGGGCGGCCGCAGCCGACTTCACCGGTGCAGTCAACGCCTGCTCCGACGGCCCGCTCGATGTACACGGCCTCGCTGAGATCGTCGCCACGCAGGCTGGCAGGGAGGCCGTCCACCGGACCGTCCCAGCGGGCGAGAAGGCTTCGCCGTTCTCCTTCGACCGCCACTACGCCATGAGCAACACCCGCGCGAAGGCGCTGGGCTTCTCCTTCTCACGCACCACCGACTGGCTGCCCGGCGCCGTCGCCGAAGCCCTCGCCATATCCGCCGCTCCCACCGCGTAA
- a CDS encoding LysR family transcriptional regulator: protein MIDVQRLRVLRSVAEHGSFNRAAMALRLTPSAVSQQVAALERSLGAQVVARSTRGVTLTQAGQIMVGAAESVAAELEHAQNQVAELSTGRTQLTVATFTSGGRLLLPAALTQLMAAHPRTVLHVREGEPEDTLPLVRQGAVDLALAYHFDGPLPIGPALSPSLEWTPLLEDPLHVVLPPGHRLANHDALDLAELAADPWVLGCLKTEAYLRRYAEQAGFDPEIRGTTTDYFFARSLVAAGMGISLIPSVALTPKIPGLSAVPIKPPGPIRHIGVATIGGRARPHARMLIHALREQAMQHNGL from the coding sequence TTGATTGATGTGCAGCGGCTCCGGGTCCTGCGGTCGGTGGCGGAGCACGGCAGCTTCAACCGGGCGGCCATGGCTCTCCGCCTCACCCCCTCGGCCGTCTCCCAGCAGGTAGCTGCCCTGGAACGCAGCCTCGGTGCCCAGGTCGTCGCGCGCAGCACCCGAGGCGTCACCCTCACGCAGGCCGGCCAGATCATGGTCGGCGCCGCCGAATCCGTCGCCGCTGAGCTCGAACATGCACAAAATCAGGTCGCCGAGCTCAGCACTGGCCGCACCCAGCTCACCGTCGCCACGTTCACCAGCGGCGGCAGGCTCCTGCTGCCCGCCGCCCTCACCCAGCTCATGGCAGCCCATCCCCGCACCGTGCTCCATGTCAGGGAGGGAGAACCCGAAGACACCCTCCCCCTCGTCCGGCAGGGCGCCGTGGACCTCGCCCTCGCCTACCACTTCGACGGCCCGCTCCCCATCGGACCGGCCCTCAGCCCCAGCCTGGAGTGGACGCCGCTCCTGGAAGACCCCCTTCACGTCGTCCTACCGCCAGGGCACCGACTCGCCAACCACGACGCGCTCGACCTCGCCGAACTGGCCGCAGACCCCTGGGTGCTCGGCTGCCTGAAGACCGAGGCATACCTGCGCCGCTACGCCGAGCAGGCCGGCTTTGATCCGGAGATCCGCGGGACCACCACCGACTACTTCTTCGCCCGCTCCCTCGTCGCCGCTGGCATGGGAATCTCCCTGATTCCCTCCGTCGCCCTCACCCCCAAGATCCCCGGCTTGAGCGCCGTCCCGATCAAGCCGCCAGGCCCGATCCGGCACATCGGCGTCGCCACGATCGGCGGCCGTGCCCGGCCTCACGCCAGGATGCTCATCCATGCCCTTCGCGAGCAGGCAATGCAGCACAACGGGCTTTGA
- a CDS encoding MucR family transcriptional regulator, translating to MAICHLCGRGFRSLGSHLRAHGMTADQYHQQYGLLRRRARSARQLTQARSTAQRQAYTASERMRTEAYTAFERMRTDFAQGQTMARNGALSRRSRAAFTEHGVSQELERERLERLAAGRRTQQATAEQHLTATIEALGFPSVEAALRTLYMEHELSIENTAVQIAMSPKRARRLLARYAIPIRATGQNTASGRRTRIALNDQRTAERLGTSDITGWLRTRRASPRADRATCTPRAPAPAGAESARTP from the coding sequence TTGGCCATCTGCCACCTGTGCGGACGCGGATTCCGCTCCCTCGGCTCCCACCTGCGCGCCCACGGCATGACCGCCGACCAGTACCACCAGCAGTACGGACTCCTGCGCCGCCGAGCACGCAGCGCCCGGCAACTGACCCAGGCCCGCTCCACCGCCCAACGCCAGGCGTACACCGCCTCCGAGCGCATGCGCACCGAGGCGTACACCGCCTTCGAGCGCATGCGCACCGACTTCGCCCAAGGCCAGACCATGGCCCGCAACGGAGCACTCTCCCGCCGCTCCCGAGCGGCCTTCACCGAGCACGGCGTCTCCCAGGAACTGGAACGCGAACGCCTTGAACGACTCGCCGCCGGCCGCCGCACCCAGCAGGCCACCGCCGAACAGCACCTGACCGCGACCATCGAAGCACTGGGATTCCCCTCCGTGGAGGCGGCCCTGCGGACGCTCTACATGGAGCACGAGCTGAGCATCGAGAACACCGCCGTCCAAATCGCCATGAGCCCCAAGCGAGCCCGACGCCTACTGGCCCGCTACGCCATCCCCATCCGCGCCACCGGCCAGAACACCGCCTCCGGCCGACGCACACGCATCGCCCTCAACGACCAGAGGACCGCCGAACGCCTCGGCACCAGCGACATCACCGGCTGGCTCCGCACCCGCAGAGCCAGCCCACGAGCAGATCGTGCGACCTGTACCCCTCGGGCACCGGCGCCCGCTGGGGCGGAATCGGCCCGGACGCCCTGA
- a CDS encoding superoxide dismutase — protein MALYNLPDLPYDYSALAPAITPEILELHHSKHHAAYVKGANDTLEQIAEAQDKEEFGGLVGLEKTYAFNLSGHVLHSQFWQNLSPEGGDRPDGALATAIDEHLGGFETFKKQLTAATVGVQGSGWGILGWEPLAKRLVVTQVYDHHGNVGQGVTPLLVFDAWEHAYYLQYRNVRPDYVTKLWDLVNWNDVTARYTKALNGS, from the coding sequence ATGGCCCTGTACAACCTCCCCGACCTGCCCTACGACTACTCCGCGCTCGCCCCGGCGATCACCCCGGAGATCCTGGAACTGCACCACTCCAAGCACCACGCCGCCTACGTCAAGGGCGCCAACGACACCCTGGAACAGATCGCCGAAGCCCAGGACAAGGAGGAGTTCGGCGGCCTGGTCGGACTGGAGAAGACCTACGCCTTCAACCTGTCCGGCCACGTCCTGCACTCCCAGTTCTGGCAGAACCTCTCCCCCGAGGGCGGCGACCGCCCCGACGGCGCCCTGGCCACCGCCATCGACGAGCACCTCGGCGGCTTCGAGACCTTCAAGAAGCAGCTCACCGCCGCCACCGTGGGTGTCCAGGGCTCCGGCTGGGGCATCCTCGGCTGGGAACCCCTCGCGAAGCGCCTCGTGGTCACCCAGGTCTACGACCACCACGGCAACGTCGGCCAGGGCGTCACCCCGCTCCTGGTCTTCGACGCCTGGGAGCACGCCTACTACCTCCAGTACCGCAACGTCCGCCCCGACTACGTCACCAAGCTCTGGGACCTCGTCAACTGGAACGACGTCACCGCCCGCTACACCAAGGCCCTCAACGGCAGCTGA
- a CDS encoding IS5 family transposase (programmed frameshift), giving the protein MERLVPDGLWELFQRVVPASPIRPQGGGRRRYGDREVLAAIIFVATSGCTWAQLPPCFGPSGPTAHRRFAEWSRARVWAKLHRLILDELGARGELDWSRCAVDSVNMRAMKKGDLTGPNPVDRGKYGSKIHILTERTGLPLSIGISGANLHDSQALEPLVRGIAPVRSRRGPRRRRPAKLHADKAYDYVHLRRWLRSRHITPRIARRGIESSECLGRHRWTVERTVAWLAGCRRLHRRYERKADHFLAFAGIAATLICYRRLAK; this is encoded by the exons GTGGAGCGGTTGGTGCCGGATGGGCTGTGGGAGTTGTTCCAGCGGGTTGTGCCGGCCTCGCCGATCCGGCCGCAGGGCGGTGGTCGACGCCGCTATGGGGACCGTGAGGTGCTGGCAGCGATCATCTTTGTGGCCACATCGGGGTGCACGTGGGCCCAGCTGCCGCCATGTTTCGGCCCGTCGGGGCCGACAGCGCACCGTCGCTTCGCTGAGTGGAGCCGGGCGCGGGTGTGGGCGAAGCTGCACCGCCTGATCCTGGACGAACTCGGTGCCCGCGGCGAGCTCGACTGGTCGCGATGCGCGGTCGACTCGGTGAACATGCGGGCCATGAAAA AAGGGGACCTGACGGGTCCGAATCCTGTGGATCGGGGCAAGTACGGGTCGAAGATCCACATACTCACCGAGCGCACCGGTTTACCCCTTTCAATCGGCATCTCCGGCGCGAACCTGCACGACAGCCAGGCCCTCGAGCCGCTCGTCCGTGGCATAGCGCCAGTCCGCTCCCGGCGTGGACCACGCCGTCGGCGCCCCGCAAAGCTTCACGCCGACAAGGCCTACGACTACGTTCACCTGCGGCGATGGCTCCGATCTCGCCACATCACCCCACGCATCGCCCGCCGCGGTATCGAGTCCTCCGAATGTCTGGGGCGCCACCGCTGGACCGTGGAGCGCACCGTCGCTTGGCTCGCCGGGTGCCGACGACTCCACCGTCGGTACGAACGCAAGGCTGACCACTTCCTCGCTTTCGCAGGCATCGCGGCCACGCTCATCTGCTACCGCCGGCTGGCCAAATGA
- a CDS encoding alpha/beta hydrolase, which yields MLEWTDLDVDGLLVRRARDPAVVQERGCVVLVPGSLHGWWAFERWMPVFARAGWTPLSMSFPNHTGSRTVATGEYLSLTPADYAADLLAVLDRAGPGTALLGHSMGGLVAQLAAQQSPPSALVLVSAVGPGQLGAMRAAPYPIDRPVMVSRDQAREQWFHHLPEAALDTVMGRLRPESPAVVNAYSDGSIHIDTGSITCPVLVVGPENDRSPVHDVRRIAELYGVTPVLVPGVGHDMMLEDAGQHTACAIAEWLNGYAE from the coding sequence GTGCTGGAGTGGACCGACTTGGACGTCGACGGGCTGCTGGTCCGCCGAGCCCGTGATCCGGCGGTGGTCCAGGAACGCGGGTGTGTGGTGCTTGTCCCGGGATCCCTTCACGGCTGGTGGGCGTTCGAGCGGTGGATGCCGGTGTTCGCACGGGCAGGCTGGACGCCGTTGTCCATGTCCTTCCCGAACCACACTGGCTCCCGAACCGTCGCGACTGGGGAGTATCTCTCCCTCACCCCTGCGGACTACGCCGCGGATCTGCTGGCGGTGCTGGACCGCGCCGGCCCGGGTACGGCCCTGCTCGGGCACAGCATGGGAGGCCTGGTCGCGCAGCTCGCGGCCCAGCAATCCCCGCCGAGTGCGTTGGTGCTGGTGTCTGCTGTGGGTCCCGGCCAGCTCGGGGCGATGCGTGCCGCGCCCTACCCGATTGACCGGCCGGTGATGGTCAGCCGCGACCAGGCCCGCGAACAATGGTTTCACCACCTGCCGGAGGCGGCCCTCGACACCGTCATGGGCCGCCTGCGGCCGGAGTCCCCTGCTGTGGTCAACGCCTACAGCGACGGAAGCATCCACATCGACACCGGTTCCATCACCTGCCCGGTCCTGGTCGTCGGCCCCGAGAACGACCGCTCGCCTGTCCATGACGTCCGTCGCATCGCGGAACTGTACGGCGTGACGCCGGTGCTGGTGCCAGGCGTGGGTCACGACATGATGCTGGAGGACGCGGGTCAGCACACCGCCTGCGCTATCGCCGAATGGCTCAACGGTTACGCCGAGTAG
- a CDS encoding flavin reductase family protein, whose protein sequence is MRIDFDPAAMDSSAFYKLLTAVVVPRPIAWVSTMSAPPLLTANLAPHSFFTVACTAPPIVQFTSVGRKDTLNNVEATGEFVVNFVSEPLFEQVNATATNFPPGVGEFEAVGIEQEPSLLVKPPRVAASPVALECRLHSTLCLGNSTVVFGEVVHAVVNEDVLVDGHPEMRALRPLSRLGKDEWGTTGEIRDLARIRYEDWKA, encoded by the coding sequence ATGCGCATCGACTTCGATCCGGCCGCGATGGACTCGTCGGCGTTCTACAAGCTGCTGACTGCGGTGGTGGTGCCCAGGCCGATCGCCTGGGTGTCGACCATGTCGGCTCCACCACTGCTTACTGCGAACCTCGCACCGCACTCGTTCTTCACGGTGGCGTGCACGGCGCCGCCGATCGTGCAGTTCACGTCGGTGGGGCGGAAGGACACGTTGAACAATGTGGAGGCGACGGGGGAGTTCGTGGTGAACTTCGTGTCGGAGCCGTTGTTCGAGCAGGTCAATGCGACCGCGACGAACTTCCCGCCGGGGGTGGGGGAGTTCGAGGCGGTCGGGATCGAGCAGGAGCCGTCGCTGCTGGTGAAGCCGCCGCGGGTGGCGGCGTCGCCGGTGGCGTTGGAGTGCCGGCTGCACAGCACGCTGTGCCTGGGCAACTCGACCGTGGTCTTCGGGGAGGTCGTCCACGCCGTGGTGAACGAGGACGTGCTGGTCGACGGCCATCCGGAGATGCGGGCGCTGCGGCCGCTGTCGCGGCTGGGCAAGGACGAGTGGGGGACCACCGGCGAGATCCGCGACCTCGCGCGCATCCGGTACGAGGACTGGAAGGCATGA